One genomic segment of Terriglobia bacterium includes these proteins:
- a CDS encoding heparan-alpha-glucosaminide N-acetyltransferase domain-containing protein — protein MPARLVSLDVFRGMTIAGMILVNNAGNWNAVYWPLDHAKWHGWTPTDLIFPFFLFIVGVSMVLSFEARRRRGATSGELLRHVVQRSAIIFAIGLALAFWGRSFNLHTVRIYGVLQRIAVVYLVASAIVLYCGRRARAGIAAGLLLGYWLLMTRVPGFDLTMDGNLAGFVDRKLLYEHLWIAHRFDPEGLLSTIPAVVTTLIGVFTGEWLSQENRVIGRSGDRMIGEENPHPIAPNPGAIRVGQPGSASVQKVQGMVVAGAVLMVVGEVWGRWFPINKNMWTSSYVLFTGGFALAALALCYWMVEIRGWRRWGAPFVWYGSNAITVYAASDALAEFSVKHYVRPGVTYKAWVYGTVFAPLAGAENASVMYASAYVITFMVLAWVMYRNKVFIKI, from the coding sequence ATGCCGGCGAGATTGGTGTCGCTGGACGTGTTTCGCGGGATGACGATCGCGGGCATGATCCTGGTGAACAATGCCGGGAACTGGAACGCGGTGTACTGGCCGCTGGACCACGCCAAGTGGCACGGGTGGACGCCGACCGACCTGATCTTTCCCTTCTTCTTGTTTATTGTGGGCGTGTCCATGGTGCTGTCGTTCGAGGCGCGGCGGCGGCGCGGGGCGACGAGCGGCGAACTGCTGCGGCATGTGGTGCAGCGCAGCGCGATTATTTTTGCCATCGGGTTAGCGCTGGCGTTCTGGGGAAGGTCGTTTAACCTGCACACGGTAAGAATCTACGGAGTGCTGCAGCGCATCGCGGTGGTCTACCTGGTGGCGTCGGCGATTGTGCTGTATTGCGGCCGGCGGGCGCGGGCGGGGATCGCGGCGGGGCTGCTGCTTGGGTATTGGCTGCTGATGACGCGGGTGCCGGGATTCGATCTGACGATGGATGGAAACCTGGCGGGATTTGTTGACCGTAAGCTCCTGTACGAACATTTGTGGATCGCGCACCGCTTCGATCCGGAGGGGTTGCTGAGCACGATCCCGGCGGTGGTGACGACGCTGATTGGAGTGTTCACCGGGGAGTGGTTGAGCCAGGAAAATCGGGTGATCGGACGATCGGGTGATCGGATGATCGGTGAAGAAAATCCCCACCCTATCGCTCCAAACCCGGGAGCGATAAGGGTGGGGCAACCGGGGTCAGCTTCAGTTCAGAAGGTCCAGGGGATGGTGGTGGCAGGGGCGGTGTTGATGGTGGTGGGCGAAGTGTGGGGGCGGTGGTTTCCGATCAACAAGAATATGTGGACGAGCTCGTACGTGCTGTTCACCGGCGGGTTCGCGCTGGCGGCGCTGGCACTTTGCTACTGGATGGTGGAAATCCGAGGATGGCGGAGGTGGGGCGCGCCGTTTGTCTGGTATGGAAGCAACGCCATCACGGTGTACGCGGCGTCGGACGCGCTGGCGGAATTCAGCGTCAAGCACTACGTGCGGCCGGGGGTGACGTACAAGGCGTGGGTGTATGGGACGGTGTTTGCGCCCTTGGCGGGGGCGGAGAATGCGTCGGTGATGTATGCATCCGCCTATGTAATAACTTTCATGGTGCTGGCGTGGGTTATGTATCGGAACAAGGTATTTATCAAAATCTAG
- a CDS encoding SLATT domain-containing protein produces MNAKAEASAGPDIEVISVDELSWTASEAATSVNKVRSSVEKQAQAAVNWYLREKRPKAMASRFLRLMAIGLATAGGLIPLITSLPAVAKLGLDKWGYVALGAAAACLALDKFFGFSTGWVRYISTAQSIQDDLYGFQIDWARAMSKIGGASPTPAQIDEFLQMAKDFSSRVMKMVSQETQQWVVEFQSNLADLEKTTNAQLQASRPGSLVVNVDNPGNSEQPLSINVDGTDYGTMTGPTWSIRQIAPGPHTVVVTGKKSGKELQQSGVVVVSPAAIAKLELHLP; encoded by the coding sequence ATGAACGCAAAAGCTGAGGCTTCAGCGGGACCAGACATTGAAGTCATATCGGTCGACGAGCTCTCATGGACGGCGAGCGAGGCTGCGACTTCGGTGAACAAAGTTAGATCGTCTGTCGAAAAGCAGGCGCAAGCCGCTGTGAATTGGTACCTTCGGGAAAAGCGACCCAAAGCAATGGCTTCGCGTTTTTTGCGGCTGATGGCAATCGGGCTAGCGACAGCGGGTGGTCTTATACCGCTAATCACTAGCCTGCCGGCTGTGGCCAAGTTGGGGTTAGACAAATGGGGATATGTAGCGTTAGGCGCGGCTGCCGCATGCCTTGCTCTCGATAAGTTTTTCGGCTTTTCGACGGGTTGGGTTCGTTACATATCTACTGCGCAGTCCATTCAGGATGACCTCTATGGTTTCCAAATTGATTGGGCGCGCGCGATGTCGAAGATCGGGGGAGCGAGCCCGACACCAGCTCAGATTGATGAGTTCCTACAGATGGCTAAGGATTTCAGCTCCCGGGTGATGAAAATGGTCAGCCAGGAGACCCAGCAGTGGGTAGTCGAGTTCCAGAGCAACCTCGCTGATCTTGAAAAAACCACGAACGCGCAGCTTCAAGCTTCTCGACCGGGCTCTCTAGTCGTGAATGTTGACAATCCTGGCAATTCAGAACAGCCACTATCGATCAATGTCGACGGAACGGACTACGGAACCATGACTGGGCCCACGTGGTCGATACGGCAGATTGCTCCCGGCCCACACACGGTCGTCGTCACCGGCAAGAAGTCCGGCAAAGAGTTACAGCAGTCCGGCGTCGTTGTCGTGTCTCCTGCGGCCATCGCGAAGCTGGAGCTCCACTTGCCCTGA
- a CDS encoding N-6 DNA methylase, which yields MSATASPPEDTGKPTTATIIYPGAPGRASIELRILPDGSNEAYLVPSGAAPIPTGISLIADKGKYYINCRKRKKRILFKPEEVVRQKVLGMLIDDFGYPEDHIELEVGVQMGSSIHEKPADIIVYGDSSKSQAWLIVETKKPNRKDGVEQLKSYMNPTGAPFRYWTNGLDEKFLLRTGTNDFSKPIWRLPRHGEVLDDLDEPLTRDKLTPVRDLYSVFKDLEQEILSHQTVDTFNEIFKVVFAKLYDERVNLYSATAEAKFRIGLTEGSASVAVKVRKLFGEAMRKWKDVYSENDGISLNEDNIAYCVKALQPFHLIRSGDVLGVAFELLVNQEMKGDMGQYFTPRQVVDMMVRMMAPKLDESVCDPACGSGGFLIYGMREVFRFIDRHWDDADDRAEQRKDYAQEKLFGMDNDSRLVRVAKAYMIMENDGRSGIHYADSLDYGGLGWDRSLKSCIVGRSLKASEANGTRLVTTRLPNDGVDIILTNPPFAGAIKSPSTLSQYELATGGGENFEKSVVRAILFLERCLDMLRPGGRMAIVLPQGLFNNITDQYVRTFVDKHARVLAVVGCHPYTFKPFTLAKTSILFLQKWHEGEYLENYSIFTAVSIRPGKTKLGRPQYLKDGVTLDCDMDQIADAFLAWAKKQKLSYAK from the coding sequence ATGTCAGCAACAGCGAGTCCCCCCGAAGACACCGGCAAGCCCACGACCGCCACAATCATTTATCCGGGAGCCCCCGGCAGAGCGAGTATCGAGCTTCGTATTTTGCCAGATGGCTCGAACGAAGCGTACTTGGTGCCGTCCGGCGCGGCTCCGATTCCCACAGGGATCTCCCTGATAGCGGACAAAGGTAAGTATTACATCAACTGCCGAAAGCGCAAGAAGCGCATTCTCTTCAAGCCGGAAGAGGTCGTTCGTCAGAAGGTGCTGGGAATGCTAATTGATGATTTCGGTTACCCGGAGGACCATATCGAGCTTGAAGTGGGCGTTCAGATGGGGAGTTCTATCCACGAGAAGCCTGCTGACATCATCGTGTATGGCGATTCGTCGAAGTCGCAAGCGTGGCTGATTGTCGAAACGAAGAAGCCGAATCGCAAAGACGGCGTAGAGCAACTGAAGTCCTACATGAATCCCACGGGAGCGCCGTTTCGGTACTGGACGAATGGTCTGGATGAGAAATTCTTGCTCCGCACGGGGACGAATGATTTCAGCAAACCAATCTGGCGGCTACCCCGACACGGCGAAGTTCTGGATGACCTTGATGAACCGCTGACCCGAGACAAGTTGACTCCCGTGCGGGACCTTTACTCAGTTTTCAAGGACCTCGAACAAGAGATTCTTTCGCATCAGACCGTTGACACATTTAATGAGATTTTCAAGGTTGTATTCGCCAAGCTCTACGATGAGCGGGTGAATCTTTACAGTGCCACGGCGGAAGCGAAATTCCGCATCGGTCTTACCGAAGGCAGTGCATCAGTCGCTGTGAAAGTTCGCAAATTGTTCGGTGAAGCCATGCGAAAGTGGAAGGACGTTTACAGCGAGAACGACGGCATTAGTTTGAATGAGGACAACATCGCGTACTGTGTTAAGGCACTCCAACCCTTTCATTTAATCCGGTCCGGTGATGTCTTAGGCGTCGCTTTCGAGCTTCTGGTCAATCAGGAGATGAAAGGCGACATGGGGCAATACTTCACACCAAGGCAAGTAGTGGACATGATGGTGAGGATGATGGCCCCAAAACTGGACGAATCGGTGTGTGACCCCGCTTGTGGTTCCGGGGGTTTTCTCATCTACGGCATGCGTGAGGTGTTTCGATTTATTGACCGTCACTGGGACGATGCGGATGATAGAGCGGAACAGCGGAAAGATTACGCCCAAGAAAAGCTGTTCGGCATGGACAATGATTCCCGTTTGGTGCGGGTCGCCAAGGCGTACATGATTATGGAAAACGACGGGCGGTCAGGCATTCACTACGCAGATTCCCTCGACTATGGCGGGCTGGGGTGGGACAGGTCGTTGAAGTCTTGCATCGTGGGTCGGTCATTAAAAGCATCTGAGGCAAACGGCACAAGATTGGTGACGACCCGCCTTCCGAACGACGGGGTGGATATCATCCTAACGAATCCGCCCTTTGCTGGCGCAATCAAGTCACCTTCAACTTTGAGCCAATACGAACTCGCAACAGGTGGTGGAGAGAACTTTGAAAAGAGCGTCGTCCGCGCAATTCTTTTCTTGGAACGCTGTCTCGACATGCTGAGACCAGGCGGGCGTATGGCAATTGTGCTTCCGCAGGGATTGTTCAATAACATCACGGACCAGTACGTGCGCACTTTTGTAGATAAACACGCTAGGGTGCTTGCCGTGGTCGGTTGTCATCCATACACATTCAAGCCGTTTACGTTGGCGAAGACTTCGATCTTGTTTCTTCAGAAATGGCACGAAGGGGAGTATCTTGAGAATTATTCCATCTTTACAGCCGTATCGATTCGTCCAGGCAAGACGAAACTCGGGCGACCTCAATATCTGAAGGACGGCGTAACGCTTGACTGCGATAT
- a CDS encoding AAA family ATPase: MGRVIAVANQKGGVGKTTTAINLAASLAAAEVDTLIVDCDPQANTTSGLGLARDPDRPNVYHLLTGEVALDAAIQPTELAQLWLVPSHKNLIGANLELVEMDQREFRLRQALDGVRDRYRFVVLDCPPALDLLTLNALVAADTVLIPMQAEYFALEGISELLDTIARIRENLNPSLEVEGVVLTMYDDRTNLAQQVAAELTNFFGDKMCATTIPRNVKLAEAPSYGKPALLYDLRSRGAEAYLRLAKELMRRGMSSEVRVASSEPPAVRTEPAAANAEQDVAAVNAEVK; encoded by the coding sequence ATGGGACGTGTCATCGCTGTAGCCAACCAGAAAGGTGGCGTGGGCAAGACCACCACCGCCATCAATCTGGCAGCATCCTTGGCCGCCGCCGAGGTTGATACGCTCATCGTGGACTGTGACCCGCAGGCCAACACCACTAGCGGCCTTGGTCTGGCGCGCGACCCGGATCGCCCCAACGTCTATCACCTGCTCACCGGGGAGGTCGCACTCGACGCCGCCATCCAGCCCACCGAGCTTGCCCAGCTATGGCTGGTGCCATCGCACAAGAACCTGATTGGCGCCAACTTGGAGCTGGTGGAGATGGACCAGCGCGAGTTTCGCTTGCGCCAGGCGCTGGATGGCGTTCGCGACCGCTATCGCTTCGTGGTTCTGGACTGCCCGCCGGCGCTGGACCTGCTCACGCTCAACGCCCTGGTCGCGGCCGACACGGTGCTCATCCCGATGCAGGCCGAGTACTTCGCGCTGGAAGGCATTAGCGAGTTGCTGGACACCATCGCGCGCATCCGCGAGAACCTGAACCCGTCGCTGGAGGTTGAAGGCGTCGTGCTCACCATGTACGACGACCGCACCAACCTGGCGCAGCAGGTGGCGGCGGAGCTGACAAACTTTTTTGGCGACAAGATGTGTGCGACCACGATACCGCGCAACGTGAAGCTGGCGGAGGCGCCGAGCTACGGCAAGCCGGCGCTGCTGTATGACCTGCGCTCGCGCGGGGCGGAGGCGTACCTCCGGCTGGCGAAGGAGTTGATGAGGCGCGGGATGAGTTCCGAGGTGCGAGTCGCGAGTTCGGAGCCGCCAGCGGTGCGTACAGAGCCGGCGGCGGCGAATGCTGAGCAGGACGTGGCTGCGGTTAACGCTGAAGTTAAGTAA
- a CDS encoding N-6 DNA methylase, producing MLHIAIKPADKLIKGYYDVLGGLGQLNFDHEGAVRTAFHDVLAGYGKKLHWTLVDEYPMKGRQGRIAIDGALLDEWKQRHGFWEAKDIHDQLEREIRKKIEQGYPTTNTIFQMPERAILYQKGVPKGLNEDIRDAKNLVELLRNFFEYREPDHEEWDSAVAEFKLRIPELAERAKQLIDAEHKSNRAFRDSFEAFYALCRQAINPNLTRDAVEKMLIQHLLTERIFRRVFHAEEFRSRNVIAAEIEKVITSMTSRQFSRDQFLSDLDRFYKAIERAAEDKDDYSEKQAFLNTVYERFFQGYSPKEADTHGIVYTPQPIVDFMVRSVEDILKKEFGRSLADHNVHILDPFVGTGNFITRVMRQIAETDKGALPYKYEHELHCNEVMLLPYYIASMNIEHEYLAQTGEYKPFDGICLVDTFELAEPEQGGLEFMTEENTERVKRQKQAPIFVIIGNPPYNSKQLDESDENKNRKYPAVDDRIAATYTAGSIATLRNKLSDPYVRAVRWATDRLPNQGLIAFITNNSFLDQIAFDGMRKHLATDFSSIYMLDLGGNVRKNPKLSGSTHNVFGIQIGVVVSLFVRNVRRTDGRCQLHYASADEWWTKEQKYRFMDSAVRPSSIEWHPLVPDKKNSWLACDHDQTYQGWPPLGDKAVKRAAGGTNTLFELFSLGVVTSRDAYAYNFDRDALKRSVTHLVEHYSASLDRFRRNRDLPESVLFDISDTSIKWTRQVKAALRRGAETSVTPEAFRRAIYRPFTKTSLYFDDFWNEEQYKFRSIFPTESTEKTNLAICGTGPGAERPFASMMVNVIPDLNFYGPGTVPQWFPFYKFSEDGSSRRENITDWALQQFRSHYHDPSISKWDIFHYVYAVLHHPEYRSRYAANLKRELPRIPFLSSASSASSATKVFRSFVDAGKRLAELHVHYEQQPEYPLEKLWKPTANLDYRVTKMRLANKDKSILFYNEALTLKGIPLETCEYRLGNRSALEWVIDQYQVSTDKRSGITNDPNRADDREYILRLIGQVITVSLETVQIVKSLPEFVIADSTAATGA from the coding sequence TTGCTCCACATTGCCATTAAGCCCGCCGACAAGCTCATCAAGGGCTACTACGACGTCCTCGGCGGCCTCGGTCAGCTCAACTTCGACCACGAAGGCGCCGTCCGCACCGCCTTTCACGACGTGCTAGCCGGCTACGGCAAGAAACTGCATTGGACGCTCGTTGACGAGTACCCGATGAAGGGCCGCCAGGGCCGGATCGCGATTGACGGCGCCCTCCTCGACGAATGGAAACAGCGCCATGGCTTCTGGGAAGCCAAGGACATCCACGACCAACTCGAACGCGAGATCCGCAAGAAGATCGAGCAGGGATATCCAACCACCAACACAATCTTCCAAATGCCCGAGCGCGCCATCCTCTACCAGAAGGGCGTACCGAAAGGGCTCAACGAAGACATACGCGATGCCAAGAACCTTGTCGAACTGCTAAGGAACTTTTTCGAATACCGCGAGCCCGACCACGAGGAATGGGACTCCGCCGTCGCCGAGTTCAAGCTTCGCATCCCCGAACTTGCCGAGCGCGCCAAACAGCTCATTGACGCCGAGCACAAATCCAACCGCGCCTTCCGCGACAGCTTCGAGGCCTTCTACGCCCTCTGCCGCCAGGCGATCAATCCCAACCTGACTCGGGATGCGGTCGAGAAGATGCTCATCCAGCACTTGCTCACCGAGCGCATCTTCCGCCGCGTCTTCCACGCCGAGGAGTTCCGCAGCCGCAACGTCATTGCCGCCGAAATCGAGAAGGTCATCACCTCCATGACCTCCCGCCAATTCTCGCGCGACCAGTTCCTCTCCGACCTCGACCGCTTCTACAAGGCCATCGAGCGCGCCGCCGAAGACAAGGACGACTACTCCGAAAAGCAGGCCTTCCTCAACACCGTCTACGAGCGCTTCTTCCAGGGCTACTCGCCCAAGGAAGCCGATACCCACGGCATCGTCTATACCCCGCAGCCCATCGTGGACTTCATGGTCCGCTCCGTCGAGGACATCCTCAAAAAGGAATTCGGCCGGTCGCTGGCCGACCATAACGTCCACATCCTCGACCCCTTCGTCGGCACCGGCAACTTCATCACGCGGGTCATGCGCCAGATCGCCGAAACCGACAAGGGTGCCCTCCCCTACAAGTACGAGCACGAACTCCACTGCAACGAGGTCATGCTGCTGCCCTACTACATCGCCAGCATGAACATCGAGCACGAGTACCTCGCCCAGACCGGCGAGTACAAGCCCTTCGACGGCATCTGCCTCGTGGACACGTTCGAGCTTGCCGAACCCGAACAGGGCGGCCTGGAGTTCATGACGGAAGAGAACACCGAGCGCGTCAAGCGCCAGAAGCAAGCGCCGATCTTCGTCATCATCGGCAATCCGCCGTACAACTCCAAGCAACTGGATGAAAGCGATGAGAACAAGAATAGGAAATACCCTGCCGTAGATGATCGGATAGCAGCTACATACACCGCGGGTTCCATCGCAACGCTTCGAAATAAATTAAGTGATCCGTATGTGCGAGCAGTGCGGTGGGCCACCGACAGACTCCCAAATCAGGGCCTAATCGCATTTATAACGAATAACAGCTTCCTAGACCAGATCGCATTTGACGGAATGCGCAAGCACCTCGCTACAGATTTCAGCTCCATCTACATGTTAGATCTAGGCGGCAATGTCCGTAAGAACCCCAAGTTGTCAGGAAGCACTCACAACGTATTCGGCATACAAATTGGCGTAGTTGTCTCATTATTCGTTAGAAATGTTCGTCGGACAGACGGACGCTGCCAGTTGCACTATGCTTCAGCGGATGAATGGTGGACTAAGGAACAGAAATACAGGTTCATGGACTCTGCTGTTCGGCCTTCTTCGATCGAGTGGCATCCCCTAGTTCCCGACAAGAAGAATTCCTGGCTCGCCTGTGACCACGACCAGACATATCAGGGATGGCCGCCGCTCGGTGACAAAGCGGTTAAAAGGGCGGCAGGCGGGACAAACACGCTCTTTGAGCTATTCTCGCTAGGTGTCGTTACGAGTCGCGATGCATACGCTTACAACTTCGACCGCGACGCGCTGAAGAGAAGCGTGACGCATCTTGTCGAACACTATTCCGCTTCGTTGGATCGTTTTCGTCGGAATCGTGATTTACCGGAAAGCGTCTTATTTGACATAAGTGACACGTCAATAAAATGGACGCGCCAAGTAAAGGCCGCATTGCGGCGCGGCGCAGAGACAAGCGTCACGCCGGAAGCATTTAGACGTGCCATCTACCGGCCATTTACAAAAACCTCATTGTACTTCGATGATTTTTGGAACGAAGAACAGTACAAATTTCGGAGCATCTTCCCCACCGAATCAACCGAAAAAACGAACCTAGCGATCTGTGGAACTGGTCCGGGCGCGGAGCGTCCATTTGCCTCAATGATGGTCAACGTCATTCCAGACCTGAACTTCTATGGGCCCGGCACAGTTCCTCAGTGGTTCCCGTTCTACAAGTTTTCCGAAGACGGCTCCAGCCGCCGCGAGAACATCACCGACTGGGCCCTCCAACAATTCCGCTCCCACTACCACGACCCCTCCATCTCCAAGTGGGACATCTTCCACTACGTTTACGCCGTCCTCCACCACCCCGAGTACCGCTCCCGCTACGCCGCCAACCTCAAACGCGAACTTCCCCGGATTCCTTTTCTTTCCTCCGCGTCCTCTGCGTCCTCCGCGACAAAGGTTTTTCGTTCCTTCGTCGACGCCGGCAAACGACTCGCCGAACTCCACGTCCACTACGAACAGCAACCCGAATACCCGCTCGAAAAACTCTGGAAGCCCACCGCCAATCTCGACTACCGCGTCACCAAGATGCGCCTCGCGAACAAAGACAAATCCATCCTCTTCTACAACGAGGCCCTCACCCTCAAAGGCATTCCCCTGGAAACCTGCGAATACCGCCTCGGCAATCGCTCCGCCCTGGAATGGGTTATTGACCAGTACCAGGTCTCCACCGACAAGCGCTCCGGCATCACCAACGACCCCAACCGTGCCGACGACCGCGAATACATCCTTCGCCTCATCGGCCAGGTCATCACCGTCAGCCTTGAAACCGTCCAGATCGTCAAATCCCTTCCCGAGTTCGTGATTGCCGACTCCACCGCCGCCACCGGCGCTTGA
- a CDS encoding ParB/RepB/Spo0J family partition protein gives MIQEKKRALGRGLESLIPTARTFTPAVSAAAVAAPAVVAAPVAEIDLAPGERVQEIRLEEIEPSPYQPRRRQDEAALEELTQSIRAQGVLQPIVIRYISRVDGSLAALGTGSRSMVDGQTVDGQRSMVDGQTVDGPRSMVDGGNGENPHPISPPHYASGQALPGEIRVGQPINALTGEGEHAPTLADAGPSASLRAGLDARATSQIRYQIIAGERRWLASRRAGRATVPAIVRQVSNQQAMEMALIENLQREDLDCMEMASAFDRLGREFGLTQDEMSKRTGKDRTTVSNLLRLLKLPPEVRTSLAHHDLSFSHAKSLMSLEDATVLSAAAQKVVRDGLSVRQTEELVSHLVWLGPVSEKESKERQKKPEDPNVRAARMDLEQRLGCRVKIQDKNGKGKVVIEYKTLEDFDRIVEALGR, from the coding sequence ATGATCCAAGAAAAGAAGAGAGCTCTGGGCAGGGGACTGGAGTCGCTGATTCCGACGGCGCGGACTTTCACGCCGGCAGTGTCGGCAGCAGCGGTGGCGGCGCCGGCGGTAGTTGCGGCGCCCGTGGCCGAGATTGACCTGGCGCCGGGGGAGAGGGTGCAGGAGATCCGGCTGGAGGAGATCGAGCCCAGCCCGTACCAGCCGCGGCGGCGGCAGGACGAAGCGGCGCTGGAAGAGCTGACGCAATCGATCCGGGCGCAGGGCGTGCTGCAACCTATCGTAATACGATATATTTCCCGGGTCGACGGTTCCCTCGCTGCGCTCGGGACAGGCTCACGGTCGATGGTCGATGGCCAAACAGTCGATGGTCAACGGTCGATGGTCGATGGCCAAACAGTCGATGGTCCGCGGTCGATGGTCGATGGCGGGAACGGAGAAAATCCCCACCCTATCTCGCCCCCTCACTACGCTTCGGGGCAGGCTCTCCCGGGCGAGATAAGGGTGGGGCAACCGATCAACGCGCTCACGGGCGAGGGCGAGCACGCTCCAACACTTGCAGACGCGGGCCCTTCGGCTTCGCTCAGGGCAGGCTTAGACGCCCGCGCCACATCGCAGATCAGGTACCAGATCATCGCGGGAGAGCGGAGATGGCTGGCGTCGAGGCGGGCGGGACGCGCGACGGTGCCGGCGATCGTGCGCCAGGTGTCGAACCAGCAGGCGATGGAGATGGCGCTGATCGAGAACCTGCAGCGCGAAGACCTGGACTGCATGGAGATGGCGTCCGCGTTTGACCGGCTGGGGAGAGAGTTCGGTTTGACCCAGGACGAGATGTCGAAGCGGACAGGGAAGGACCGCACGACGGTGAGCAACCTGCTGCGACTGCTGAAGCTGCCGCCGGAGGTGAGGACGTCGCTGGCGCATCACGACTTGAGTTTCAGCCATGCCAAGTCGCTGATGTCGCTGGAGGACGCGACGGTGCTGTCGGCGGCAGCGCAAAAGGTGGTGCGCGACGGGCTGTCGGTGCGGCAGACGGAAGAGTTGGTGAGTCACCTGGTGTGGCTGGGGCCGGTGAGCGAGAAGGAATCGAAGGAGCGGCAGAAGAAGCCGGAAGACCCCAACGTGCGGGCGGCGCGGATGGACCTGGAGCAACGGCTGGGATGCCGGGTGAAGATCCAGGATAAGAATGGAAAAGGTAAAGTGGTGATCGAGTACAAGACGCTGGAGGACTTCGACCGGATCGTGGAAGCGCTGGGAAGATAG